From a single Oncorhynchus tshawytscha isolate Ot180627B linkage group LG29, Otsh_v2.0, whole genome shotgun sequence genomic region:
- the cmbl gene encoding carboxymethylenebutenolidase homolog, translated as MANEAKPCPCDMGYMMEYGGVGQEVQIEHIKAYLVKPPSDSDKAIIIIQDIYGWQLPNTRYMADMLASNGYIAVCPDFYIGKEPWSPSQDWSTFQQWLEDKKPTNINKEVDAVLRFLKSQCGALRIGAVGFCWGGVATHYLALQYPEVRAGVSVYGIIREREDRYELKSPTLFIFGEKDDVIPLDQVSVLEKNLQEKCTGVDYHVKVFPGQTHGFVHRKREDINTTDQPCIQEARTDILNWLQKYM; from the exons ATGGCCAATGAGGCGAAGCCGTGTCCATGTGACATGGGATACATGATGGAGTATGGAGGTGTTGGCCAGGAGGTCCAGATAGAACACATCAAGGCCTACCTGGTCAAGCCTCCCTCTGATTCAGACAaggccatcatcatcatccaggACATCTATGGCTGGCAGCTACCCAACACCAGATATATGGCTGACATGCTGGCCTCCAATGGATACAT TGCAGTGTGTCCTGACTTCTACATTGGAAAGGAGCCATGGAGTCCATCACAAGATTGGTCTACCTTTCAGCAGTGGCTGGAGGACAAGAAGCCCACCAATATCAACAA GGAGGTGGACGCAGTCCTGAGGTTTCTGAAGAGCCAGTGTGGGGCCCTGCGTATTGGGGCAGTGGGCTTCTGCTGGGGGGGGGTGGCCACCCACTACCTGGCTCTGCAGTACCCTGAGGTCAGGGCAGGGGTATCTGTCTATG GAatcatcagagagagggaggacaggtaTGAACTGAAGAGCCCGACGCTGTTTATCTTCGGAGAGAAGGATGACGTCATCCCACTGGACCAG GTGAGTGTCCTGGAGAAGAACCTGCAGGAGAAGTGTACAGGTGTAGACTACCATGTGAAGGTCTTCCCAGGTCAGACTCATGGCTTTGTACACCGGAAGAGAGAGGACATCAATACCACAGACCAGCCCTGCATCCAGGAGGCCAGGACAGACATACTCAACTGGTTGCAGAAATACATGTAG